In Aegilops tauschii subsp. strangulata cultivar AL8/78 chromosome 3, Aet v6.0, whole genome shotgun sequence, one genomic interval encodes:
- the LOC109769337 gene encoding RING-H2 finger protein ATL66-like, whose product MSSYGSTGSQQGADVAPCCATPTLVAALAASFACCFLFVLVFLCLRFLHLRRTRTPRHSAPQPLQGEGQAQQRPKLGLDAATIALIPSFPYLRESSDSAPAECAVCLGALDERERVRQLPACNHLFHQGCVDVWLMSNASCPVCRAKAEPAAPTRASASVVPVEMWDEETVSSSPAASETTPERLGERPFVPRSGQEADLERQ is encoded by the coding sequence ATGTCCTCCTATGGCAGCACAGGCTCGCAGCAGGGAGCAGACGTGGCCCCATGCTGCGCCACCCCGACGCTGGTCGCCGCCTTGGCAGCATCCTTCGCCTGCTGCTTCCTCTTCGTCCTTGTCTTTCTCTGCCTGCGCTTCCTCCACCTTCGCCGCACCCGGACGCCGCGCCACAGTGCGCCGCAGCCGCTGCAAGGTGAGGGACAGGCCCAGCAGCGGCCCAAGCTCGGCCTCGACGCCGCCACCATCGCGCTCATCCCGTCCTTCCCTTACCTGCGGGAGAGCTCGGACTCGGCGCCGGCCGAGTGCGCCGTGTGCCTCGGCGCCCTCGACGAACGGGAGAGGGTGAGGCAGCTCCCGGCCTGCAATCATCTGTTCCACCAGGGGTGCGTTGATGTATGGCTAATGTCTAACGCGTCGTGCCCGGTCTGCCGCGCCAAGGCCGAACCGGCCGCGCCTACGCGCGCGTCGGCTTCCGTCGTGCCTGTCGAGATGTGGGACGAGGAGACGGTGTCTTCGTCGCCAGCGGCATCGGAAACCACGCCGGAGCGGCTTGGTGAGCGCCCGTTTGTCCCCCGCTCCGGCCAGGAAGCAGACCTGGAGCGGCAATAA
- the LOC120975617 gene encoding uncharacterized protein encodes MSGMQNVPQSALGDITNGVQAHPMLLADKNSQIKAQGRATVKHKDDNLPALTISADPNRSSYTSLSQDEAVLPHINIISTAVIHDNQLPRKQRDEIDGFRDCITSDETTPSDFMDEEYYMFRDEGYDNDTLEDEEEAIMSSAIPSEVDPLDFVYTNIPDTTHILKLDANCKHRKAKKNVFETDGFCCRNGQIELKQPEPIPELMRLWSSRDADSRHFRENIRFFNGHFAFTTLGVSLDENYTNMKSGVYTFRAHGTIYHNVHSFGPSSRPEHLQLYFYDDDPTITHRKAATKQLDQDVVKKLVDILKENPYSQQFRSLGAHKDNLDDYRIDLNTDKRLDQRRYNRPLSSEVAAIWVEGNDLAKRGELGWHPKLPKRNVPLEVVLNPQLVHDDDEDAEGNSRLCVSQWAVDMYVKIESCRLRWYRKNQTQIRADLYKGVVDAITSGETRASAVGVRIVLPETYPGGDRDMKKRHMDAMAIVHTYGKPDIFLTMTCNPKWENELLPGQTAQDRPDIVARVFFGKLEAMKDMLFKKHILGVVVAYVYVVEFQKRGLPHAHFLLIMDSTYKLIVPEQYDRLISAELPDKHKYPELYAMVVKHMMHGPCGALNPKNVCMQENGCKCRYPRSFNENTAQGKDSYPVYRRRDDGRRAKVRGKMLDNRWVVPYNPYLLRMFNCHINVEVCSSIKAVKYLYKYIYKGHDKASFSIDQPDADGNIDEIKRYVDTRWITPPEAMWRIFGFPLCANYPPVLQLPLHLPNMHRVAFNAQADLKNVVASENISKSMLTEYFKANQEHPRARNILYKDFSGSFTWQKKKKFWKPRVERFQIGHIVSANPVEGDRYYLRVLLNHVTGKTSFDDLLTVDGVLCGSFREAAERLGLIEADNTLDDCLTEAEQWAMPCSLRRLFATILMHCEPGDVRGLWDRHEGSMSY; translated from the exons CCGACCCAAATAGGTCCAGCTATACGTCATTGTCACAAGATGAGGCGGTATTGCCTCATATTAATATAATCAGTACAGCTGTCATTCATGATAACCAACTACCTAGGAAGCAGCGTG ACGAAATCGATGGGTTCCGAGACTGCATCACTAGCGATGAGACGACACCATCCGACTTTATGGATGAGGAGTACTACATGTTTCGCGACGAAG GATACGATAATGACACCTTGGAGGATGAAGAGGAAGCGATCATGTCGTCTGCTATACCTAGCGAGGTTGATCCATTAGACTTTGTCTACACAAACATCCCAGACACGACTCACATCCTGAAGCTCGACGCAAACTGCAAACACCGCAAGGCAAAAAAAAACGTGTTTGAGACTGACGGCTTCTGCTGTCGCAATGGCCAGATCGAACTTAAACAACCTGAGCCAATCCCAGAGCTGATGAGGCTATGGTCAAGCAGGGATGCTGATTCTAGACATTTTCGGGAAAACATACGCTTCTTCAACGGGCATTTCGCCTTCACAACCCTTGGCGTCAGCCTTGATGAGAACTACACAAACATGAAGTCTGGGGTGTACACATTCCGGGCACACGGCACCATCTACCACAATGTGCATTCGTTCGGGCCTAGCTCCCGTCCTGAGCATCTGCAGTTATACTTCTATGATGATGACCCAACCATCACTCATCGTAAGGCGGCCACCAAGCAATTAGACCAAGATGTCGTGAAGAAGTTAGTAGACATACTCAAAGAAAACCCGTACTCCCAGCAATTTAGGAGTTTGGGTGCACACAAGGACAACCTCGATGATTACAGGATAGACCTAAACACCGATAAAAGGCTTGACCAAAGAAGATATAACAGACCGTTGTCATCTGAGGTCGCTGCAATTTGGGTTGAGGGCAACGACCTAGCAAAAAG GGGAGAACTAGGTTGGCATCCGAAGCTACCTAAACGTAATGTTCCTTTGGAGGTTGTACTAAATCCTCAACTGGTccatgatgatgatgaggatgcaG AGGGCAACAGCAGGTTGTGCGTCTCT CAATGGGCCGTCGACATGTATGTCAAGATTGAAAGTTGTCGATTAAGGTGGTACAGGAAGAACCAGACGCAGATTCGTGCCGACTTGTATAAAGGAGTTGTTGATGCGATCACATCGGGGGAGACACGAGCAAGCGCTGTTGGGGTAAGAATAGTTCTCCCTGAAACATACCCTGGTGGCGACCGCGACATGAAGAAGAGGCATATGGATGCCATGGCAATTGTACATACATACGGGAAGCCTGACATCTTCTTGACCATGACTTGCAATCCAAAATGGGAGAATGAGTTGCTGCCTGGTCAGACGGCGCAAGACCGACCTGATATTGTGGCTCGCGTGTTCTTTGGCAAACTAGAGGCTATGAAGGACATGTTGTTCAAGAAGCACATCCTGGGTGTTGTTGTCGCATATGTATATGTTGTCGAGTTTCAAAAAAGGGGCCTCCCACACGCACATTTTCTGTTGATCATGGACTCAACATATAAGCTTATCGTCCCCGAGCAGTATGACCGACTCATTTCCGCAGAGCTCCCAGACAAGCATAAGTATCCGGAATTGTATGCAATGGTGGTAAAACATATGATGCACGGACCATGCGGTGCTCTAAACCCGAAGAATGTTTGCATGCAAGAAAACGGATGCAAGTGCAGATACCCGCGGTCGTTCAATGAAAACACAGCACAGGGGAAGGACTCGTACCCAGTTTATCGACGTAGAGACGATGGTAGGCGTGCTAAGGTCCGAGGGAAGATGTTGGACAACAGATGGGTTGTGCCTTATAACCCATACCTTCTGCGGATGTTCAATTGCCACATCAACGTTGAGGTCTGCTCGAGCATAAAGGCCGTCAAATATCTTTACAAGTACATTTACAAGGGCCATGATAAGGCTTCTTTCAGCATCGACCAGCCCGACGCCGATGGTAACATTGATGAGATCAAGAGATACGTTGACACAAGGTGGATCACCCCTCCGGAGGCTATGTGGAGGATATTTGGCTTTCCACTTTGCGCCAACTACCCTCCTGTCTTGCAGTTGCCTCTTCATCTCCCGAATATGCACAGGGTCGCATTCAATGCCCAGGCTGACTTGAAAAATGTTGTCGCCTCAGAAAATATTTCAAAATCCATGTTAACGGAGTATTTCAAGGCTAACCAGGAACACCCTCGGGCTAGAAATATATTGTACAAGGATTTTTCCGGAAGCTTCACGTGGCAGAAGAAAAAGAAGTTTTGGAAGCCGCGGGTCGAGCGTTTTCAAATAGGTCACATCGTGTCTGCCAATCCTGTCGAGGGGGACCGATACTATCTGCGTGTGTTGCTAAACCATGTTACGGGCAAAACATCCTTTGACGACTTGCTCACCGTGGACGGCGTGCTATGTGGGAGCTTTAGAGAGGCTGCTGAAAGGTTGGGACTCATCGAGGCAGACAACACGCTCGACGACTGTCTTACTGAGGCTGAGCAGTGGGCGATGCCATGTTCTCTTAGGAGGCTCTTCGCAACCATCTTGATGCACTGCGAGCCAGGCGACGTGCGTGGTTTATGGGATAGGCATGAAGGAAGTATGTCATACTAA